The proteins below come from a single Corynebacterium glyciniphilum AJ 3170 genomic window:
- the groL gene encoding chaperonin GroEL (60 kDa chaperone family; promotes refolding of misfolded polypeptides especially under stressful conditions; forms two stacked rings of heptamers to form a barrel-shaped 14mer; ends can be capped by GroES; misfolded proteins enter the barrel where they are refolded when GroES binds) — translation MAKLIAFDEEARKGLQRGVDTLADTVRVTLGPKGRNVVLDKAFGGPTVTNDGVTIARDIDLEDPFENLGAQLVKSVAVKTNDIAGDGTTTATLLAQALINEGMRIVAAGGNPIAVNEGISVAADKVIEALQERAEPVADSAAIANVATVSSRDEGIGAKVAEAMDKVGKDGVLTVEESQSLVDELVVTEGVSFDKGYLSPYFVTEEESAQAILENPAILLVRDKISSLPDFLPVLEQIAKAGKELFIVAEDVDGEPLQMLVVNSIRKSIKAVAVKSPYFGDRRKAFMDDLAVVTGATVVDKEVGQSLSETTLEQLGTARRITVTKDETVIVDGAGTAEDLEARRTQIRSDIERTDSTWDREKLEERLAKLSGGVAVIRAGGATETEVNERKLRVEDAINAARAAAQEGVIAGGGSVLVQIAAELDEFASGFEGDKAVGVKALARALRRPAYWIADNAGLDGAVVVSKIAELGNGEGYNAATGVYGNLLEQGIIDPVKVTHSAVVNATSVARMVLTTETAIVDKPAEAAAAAGHGHHH, via the coding sequence ATGGCTAAACTCATCGCATTCGACGAGGAGGCCCGCAAGGGGCTCCAGCGCGGTGTGGACACGCTGGCTGACACGGTGCGCGTCACCCTCGGCCCCAAGGGCCGTAACGTGGTTCTCGACAAGGCTTTCGGCGGTCCGACCGTGACCAACGACGGCGTGACCATCGCCCGCGACATCGATCTCGAGGATCCCTTCGAGAATCTCGGTGCGCAGCTGGTCAAGTCCGTCGCCGTGAAGACCAACGACATTGCCGGTGACGGCACCACGACCGCCACCCTGCTCGCACAGGCTCTGATCAACGAGGGCATGCGCATCGTCGCTGCCGGCGGAAACCCGATCGCCGTCAACGAGGGCATCTCCGTGGCCGCCGACAAGGTCATCGAGGCGCTGCAGGAGCGTGCGGAGCCGGTCGCCGACTCCGCCGCGATCGCTAACGTCGCCACGGTGTCCTCGCGTGACGAAGGCATCGGCGCCAAGGTCGCCGAGGCCATGGACAAGGTCGGTAAGGACGGCGTTCTCACTGTCGAGGAGTCCCAGTCCCTGGTGGACGAGCTCGTCGTCACCGAGGGCGTCTCCTTCGACAAGGGCTACCTGTCGCCGTACTTCGTCACCGAGGAGGAGTCGGCCCAGGCGATCCTGGAGAATCCGGCCATCCTGCTGGTGCGCGACAAGATCAGTTCCCTGCCCGACTTCCTTCCCGTGCTGGAACAGATCGCCAAGGCAGGCAAGGAACTGTTCATCGTCGCCGAGGACGTCGACGGTGAGCCGCTGCAGATGCTCGTGGTCAACTCCATCCGCAAGTCCATCAAGGCCGTCGCCGTGAAGTCCCCGTACTTCGGTGACCGCCGCAAGGCGTTCATGGACGACCTCGCTGTCGTCACCGGCGCTACGGTCGTGGACAAGGAGGTCGGCCAGTCGCTCTCCGAGACGACCTTGGAGCAGCTGGGTACCGCCCGCCGGATCACCGTAACCAAGGACGAGACCGTCATCGTTGACGGTGCCGGTACCGCCGAGGACCTGGAGGCACGACGCACCCAGATCCGCTCCGACATCGAGCGTACCGACTCCACCTGGGACCGCGAGAAGCTCGAGGAACGTCTGGCGAAGTTGTCTGGTGGTGTCGCTGTCATCCGTGCCGGTGGCGCTACCGAGACCGAAGTCAACGAGCGCAAGCTGCGTGTCGAGGACGCCATCAACGCCGCCCGTGCCGCCGCGCAGGAAGGCGTGATCGCCGGTGGCGGATCCGTCCTTGTGCAGATCGCCGCTGAACTCGACGAGTTCGCCTCCGGGTTCGAGGGCGACAAGGCTGTCGGCGTAAAGGCGCTGGCGCGCGCCCTGCGTCGCCCGGCCTACTGGATCGCCGACAATGCCGGCCTCGACGGTGCCGTCGTCGTCTCCAAGATCGCCGAGCTGGGTAACGGTGAGGGCTACAACGCCGCCACCGGTGTCTACGGCAACCTGCTGGAGCAGGGGATCATCGACCCGGTCAAGGTCACCCACTCCGCCGTCGTCAACGCAACCTCCGTGGCACGCATGGTGCTCACCACGGAAACCGCCATCGTCGACAAGCCCGCCGAAGCGGCAGCAGCCGCCGGCCACGGACACCACCACTAG
- a CDS encoding WhiB family transcriptional regulator, with amino-acid sequence MPQTSDLPGPATTFWDWQLHGSCRGAESAVFFHPDGERGRARSLREHRAKAICNECPVLAQCKEHALSVGEVYGIWGGMGESERAAAQNGRARRLRPARESRRLAS; translated from the coding sequence ATGCCACAGACGAGCGACCTCCCCGGCCCCGCCACCACCTTCTGGGACTGGCAACTCCACGGTTCCTGCCGTGGAGCAGAGTCCGCCGTCTTTTTCCACCCTGACGGAGAACGAGGGCGGGCACGCTCATTGCGGGAACACCGCGCCAAGGCCATCTGCAACGAATGCCCGGTACTGGCCCAGTGCAAGGAGCATGCCCTCAGCGTCGGGGAGGTCTACGGGATCTGGGGCGGGATGGGCGAATCCGAACGGGCCGCCGCCCAGAACGGACGCGCCCGGCGTCTCCGGCCCGCCCGGGAAAGCCGCCGCCTGGCGTCCTGA